One genomic region from Nymphaea colorata isolate Beijing-Zhang1983 chromosome 10, ASM883128v2, whole genome shotgun sequence encodes:
- the LOC116261924 gene encoding senescence-specific cysteine protease SAG39-like translates to MASKLLVCSCMVMTLMALMALQAMPRGLDETFMADKHAQWMAKHGRVYPDDAERARRFQIFKANVDLIESFNSRNQSYILGINQFADMTNEEFLAARTGLKKTSSGRASGSPFRYAGVTAVPPSMDWRVKGAVTPVKDQGLCGCCWAFSAVAAIEGLTKLKTGKLISLSEQQLVDCDIHGSDEGCNGGLMDSAFQYIINNHGLTTEANYPYMGSDGTCNARKNKSPAATIRGFEDVPANDEAALLKAVANQPVSVAIDAGGYAFQFYKSGIFSGDCGTLLNHAVTAVGYGTAKDGTKYWLVKNSWGSSWGEGGYIRMKSDIASKSGLCGIAMQASYPTA, encoded by the exons ATGGCCTCCAAGCTTCTGGTCTGCAGCTGCATGGTGATGACCCTCATGGCTCTCATGGCCTTACAGGCCATGCCCAGAGGCCTTGATGAGACATTCATGGCCGACAAGCACGCCCAGTGGATGGCGAAACACGGCCGGGTTTACCCCGACGATGCCGAGAGGGCGCGGCGATTTCAGATCTTCAAGGCTAATGTTGATCTTATCGAGTCCTTTAACTCTAGGAACCAATCTTACATATTGGGTATCAACCAGTTTGCAGATATGACGAATGAGGAGTTCCTAGCTGCCCGGACGGGCTTGAAGAAGACGTCCAGCGGTAGGGCAAGCGGTAGCCCTTTCAGGTATGCGGGTGTGACTGCTGTCCCACCCTCCATGGACTGGAGGGTGAAAGGTGCAGTAACACCAGTGAAGGACCAAGGACTATGTG GTTGCTGCTGGGCTTTCTCGGCGGTGGCAGCCATAGAAGGTCTTACGAAACTCAAGACAGGCAAGCTCATCTCCCTCTCCGAGCAGCAGCTCGTCGACTGCGACATCCATGGGTCCGACGAGGGCTGCAACGGCGGCCTCATGGACTCTGCCTTCCAGTACATTATCAATAACCATGGTCTCACCACGGAGGCAAACTACCCTTACATGGGCAGTGATGGCACCTGCAACGCCCGCAAGAACAAGAGTCCCGCAGCGACGATCCGCGGCTTTGAGGACGTGCCAGCTAATGACGAGGCGGCGCTGCTGAAGGCAGTGGCTAACCAGCCGGTCTCTGTCGCCATAGATGCCGGTGGCTACGCTTTCCAGTTCTATAAGAGCGGTATCTTTTCCGGAGACTGCGGTACGCTTCTGAACCACGCGGTGACGGCAGTGGGGTACGGCACAGCGAAGGACGGGACCAAGTACTGGCTGGTGAAGAACTCGTGGGGGTCAAGCTGGGGCGAGGGCGGCTATATCAGGATGAAAAGCGACATAGCCTCAAAGAGCGGTCTCTGTGGTATAGCCATGCAGGCCTCCTACCCTACGGCATAA